The proteins below come from a single Benincasa hispida cultivar B227 chromosome 4, ASM972705v1, whole genome shotgun sequence genomic window:
- the LOC120076021 gene encoding protein phosphatase 2C 37-like — protein MADIWFNAADDAQPSPPPRSRYRRKMDFLNLKGATAATAADNTASASSTGRKRRSMHSISRRCENEDHENRGQRNEDNVDEVKYGVISVCGRRREMEDTVSVHLYFATQKNQPQIPLHFFGVFDGHGCSHVSMRCKNRMHEIVKEEIDERELNETEEWTKIMQRSFGRMDEEVMKEYSNKIKQRDASAAAAGSFSSSHSLSCRCELQNPHQYDTVGSTALVALLMPHKFIIANCGDSRAVLCRKTTGILPLSSDHKPDRPDELSRIESRGGCVINWEGARVLGVLATSRAIGDSSLKPYVISEPEVVVMDRTTEDEFIILATDGLWDVVTNETACDVVRTSMQTQRLSSLSESSESVIGESNKTCLDASILLTKLAMAKHSEDNISIVVIDLRTTSPPQLKH, from the exons ATGGCTGATATTTGGTTTAATGCTGCAGATGATGCCCAGCCCTCTCCCCCGCCACGATCTCGATATCGCCGAAAAATGGACTTTCTTAACCTCAAAGGCGCCACCGCCGCCACTGCCGCCGATAATACGGCCAGTGCTTCATCGACGGGACGGAAACGCCGCAGTATGCATTCGATCTCACGGCGGTGCGAAAATGAAGATCATGAGAACAGAGGGCAGAGGAATGAAGATAACGTTGATGAAGTTAAATATGGGGTTATCTCAGTTTGTGGcagaagaagagaaatggaggacACGGTTTCTGTTCATCTTTACTTTGCTACTCAAAAGAATCAACCCCAAATTCCTCTTCACTTTTTTGGGGTCTTCGACGGCCATGGCTGCTCTCAT GTGTCGATGAGATGTAAGAATCGAATGCATGAAATAGTGAAAGAAGAGATTGATGAAAGGGAATTAAATGAAACAGAGGAATGGACGAAAATAATGCAAAGAAGCTTTGGGCGTATGGATGAGGAAGTAATGAAGGAGTACTCCAACAAAATTAAACAGAGAGATGcctccgccgccgccgccggCTCATTCTCCTCCTCCCACAGTCTTAGTTGCAGATGCGAACTCCAAAATCCTCATCAATACGACACCGTTGGATCTACTGCTCTCGTTGCCTTACTGATGCCCCACAAGTTCATCATCGCCAACTGCGGCGATTCTCGCGCGGTCCTTTGCCGAAAAACTACCGGAATCCTCCCTCTTTCCTCCGACCATAAG CCGGATCGGCCAGATGAATTGTCGCGAATAGAATCTCGAGGTGGATGTGTGATAAATTGGGAAGGAGCGAGAGTGCTGGGAGTTTTAGCGACATCAAGAGCTATAGGCGACAGTTCTTTAAAGCCTTATGTGATATCAGAGCCAGAGGTCGTGGTAATGGATCGAACAACGGAAGATGAGTTCATCATATTGGCTACCGATGGCCTGTGGGATGTTGTTACAAATGAAACTGCATGTGACGTCGTTCGGACAAGCATGCAGACGCAACGGTTGTCGTCGTTGTCAGAATCATCGGAATCGGTGATTGGTGAATCTAACAAAACATGTTTGGATGCTTCCATTTTACTGACAAAGTTGGCAATGGCCAAGCATAGTGAAGATAACATTAGCATTGTGGTTATAGATCTGAGAACAACATCACCACCACAACTAAAACACTGA
- the LOC120076020 gene encoding probable methyltransferase PMT11 has translation MRSDSLGNGDSFRAPPLFKIATFVFVAVTFFYFGKHWSDGYQQLIFFTTTTTKPPSVSLSPNYNKHFNISNLIDHNDTQTLPDKTLNLDPTPSPLLATNPPPPPSDSVQKFGIVDENGTMSDQFEVGDFDPEYVENWGNSTQVDNGEGGSRRFRIKKFGLCPQNMSEYIPCLDNADAIAKLESTERGEKFERHCPVAGGGFDCLIPPPKGYQTPIPWPRSRDEVWFSNVPHTRLVEDKGGQNWITRDKDKFRFPGGGTQFIHGADEYLDHISKMIPDIAFGRHTRVVLDIGCGVASFGAYLLSRNVTTMSIAPKDVHENQIQFALERGVPAMVAAFATHRLLYPSQAFDLIHCSRCRINWTRDDGILLLEVNRMLRAGGYFAWAAQPVYKHEEVLEEQWEEMLNLTNRLCWEFVKKDGYIAIWQKPLNNSCYLNREAATKPPLCDQNDDPDRVWNVNLKTCISRLPEDGYGGNITVWPARLHTPPDRLQTIQYDAYISRNELFQAESKYWNEIIDSYVRAFHWKSFRLRNVMDMKAGFGGFAAALIDLKLDCWVLNVVPVSGPNTLPVIYDRGLIGVMHDWCEPFDTYPRTYDLLHAAGLFSVERNRCNMSTIMLEMDRILRPGGRVYIRDSVAVMDELQDIGKAMGWHVNLRDTSEGPHASYKIMMADKVLLRA, from the exons ATGAGATCTGATTCGTTAGGCAATGGCGATTCATTTCGAGCTCCTCCATTGTTCAAGATCGCTACCTTTGTTTTTGTTGCTGTTACTTTCTTTTACTTTGGGAAGCATTGGTCTGATGGTTACCAGCAGCTTATCTTCTTCACCACTACTACCACTAAACCTCCTTCGGTTTCACTTTCACCAAACTACAACAAGCATTTCAATATCTCTAATCTGATTGATCACAATGATACTCAGACGCTTCCTGATAAGACATTGAATCTCGACCCAACTCCATCGCCCTTGCTCGCTACGAATCCTCCCCCTCCGCCGTCTGATTCGGTGCAGAAATTTGGAATTGTGGACGAGAATGGAACTATGTCCGATCAATTTGAGGTAGGGGATTTCGATCCTGAATATGTAGAGAATTGGGGGAATTCCACTCAGGTTGACAATGGCGAGGGTGGTTCTCGGAGATTCCGGATTAAGAAGTTTGGTCTCTGCCCTCAGAATATGAGTGAGTATATACCTTGTTTGGATAATGCGGACGCAATTGCAAAGCTCGAGTCAACGGAAAGAGGGGAAAAGTTCGAGAGGCATTGCCCTGTCGCCGGTGGAGGTTTCGATTGCCTGATTCCGCCGCCGAAGGGGTATCAAACCCCAATCCCTTGGCCAAGAAGCAGAGACGAG GTTTGGTTCAGCAATGTTCCTCATACTCGCCTAGTTGAGGATAAAGGGGGTCAAAACTGGATTACCAGAGACAAAGATAAGTTTAGGTTTCCTGGAGGTGGTACACAGTTTATACATGGTGCTGATgaatatttggatcatatttcAAAG ATGATCCCTGATATAGCCTTTGGCCGTCATACTCGCGTTGTCTTGGATATTGGATGTGGTGTTGCAAGTTTTGGCGCTTATTTGCTGTCGCGGAATGTCACTACTATGTCCATTGCTCCAAAAGATGTTCATGAGAATCAGATTCAGTTTGCTCTTGAACGAGGTGTGCCTGCAATGGTTGCTGCATTTGCAACTCATCGTTTATTGTATCCCAGTCAAGCTTTTGACTTAATACATTGTTCGCGATGCAGAATCAACTGGACTCGTGATg ATGGTATCTTGCTGCTTGAGGTTAACCGAATGCTCAGGGCCGGTGGATACTTTGCATGGGCAGCACAACCAGTTTATAAGCATGAAGAAGTTCTAGAGGAACAGTGGGAAG AGATGCTCAATTTGACCAACCGACTATGTTGGGAGTTTGTGAAAAAAGATGGATATATAGCAATTTGGCAGAAGCCATTAAATAATAGTTGTTATCTAAATCGTGAGGCAGCAACTAAACCACCACTTTGTGACCAAAATGACGACCCAGACAGAGTATG GAATGTGAATCTTAAGACATGCATCTCTCGTCTTCCAGAAGATGGTTACGGAGGAAATATCACTGTTTGGCCTGCACGGTTGCATACACCACCTGATAGGCTTCAGACAATTCAATACGATGCGTACATTTCCAGAAATGAGCTCTTTCAGGCAGAATCTAAATACTGGAATGAGATAATAGACAGCTATGTTCGTGCATTTCATTGGAAGTCGTTTAGACTAAGAAATGTAATGGATATGAAAGCTGGATTTGGAGG ATTTGCAGCAGCGTTGATCGATCTTAAACTTGATTGTTGGGTGTTGAATGTTGTTCCTGTTAGTGGCCCCAACACCTTGCCTGTTATTTATGATCGTGGACTCATCGGAGTTATGCACGATTG GTGCGAACCATTTGATACGTATCCAAGAACCTACGATTTATTGCATGCAGCTGGTTTGTTCTCAGTTGAAAGGAACAG GTGCAATATGTCAACCATAATGCTTGAGATGGATAGAATACTGAGGCCGGGTGGACGCGTCTACATCCGAGACTCCGTTGCAGTCATGGATGAGCTTCAGGACATCGGGAAGGCCATGGGTTGGCACGTGAATCTGCGGGATACATCAGAAGGTCCTCATGCTAGTTATAAGATAATGATGGCAGATAAGGTCCTTCTAAGAGCATAA